From Nymphaea colorata isolate Beijing-Zhang1983 chromosome 6, ASM883128v2, whole genome shotgun sequence, a single genomic window includes:
- the LOC116256386 gene encoding GATA transcription factor 21-like, protein MSSIYLHAAIGEGREAIEGGGRGEGGMMLGPVGRDFFWGDGRDFTAEHDHQRFIPKELLLFEPTARSQHPCAPIFFSQHEHHYDIQDQVGVQHAAGAGSSDHPTTCDHGINLDDSSSKTHITDGHHDHQSDYSQHEQDDHPRRCDRHRDNHLDQQRLSRECNSYNHPIRTCVDCNTTKTPLWRSGPLGPKSLCNACGIRHHKARRARAAAAAAAAAAAAAAQTGENCYSSPVKAKLKKEKRSEQTKSATNVKKRSKLFTTPRRRRGLCLDLDLNCPIDQDDNLQYPETPKQLDFSVEMSKPVPFKRVFPEDEEQAAILLMALSCGLVHG, encoded by the exons ATGTCTTCGATCTATCTCCACGCTGCAATCGGTGAAGGTCGCGAGGCAATAGAGGGAGgtggaagaggagaagggggtATGATGCTGGGACCTGTAGGTCGTGACTTCTTCTGGGGAGATGGGAGAGATTTCACGGCAGAACACGATCATCAACGCTTCATTCCAAAAGAGCTCCTTCTTTTTGAACCCACCGCCCGCTCTCAACACCCATGTGCTCCCATCTTCTTCAGCCAACATGAACACCACTATGATATCCAAGATCAG GTGGGAGTACAACATGCCGCAGGTGCCGGCTCGAGTGATCATCCAACAACTTGTGATCATGGAATCAACTTGGATGATTCTTCAAGTAAAACCCACATAACAGATGGTCATCATGATCACCAGAGTGATTACAGTCAGCATGAGCAAGATGACCATCCTCGCCGTTGTGATCGCCATCGCGACAACCATCTTGATCAACAGAGGTTATCTAGAGAGTGCAACAGCTATAACCATCCGATAAGAACATGCGTGGACTGTAACACAACCAAGACGCCTCTCTGGAGAAGCGGTCCCCTTGGACCCAAG TCTCTATGCAATGCTTGTGGGATCAGGCACCACAAGGCAAGGCGAGCtcgagcagcagcagcagcagcggctgctgctgctgcagctgcTGCTCAAACGGGAGAAAATTGCTATTCATCACCGGTTAAAGCCAagctgaagaaggagaaaaggtCGGAACAGACTAAATCAGCCACCAACGTTAAGAAGAGAAGCAAGCTCTTCACCACCCCACGTAGGAGGAGGGGCCTGTGCTTAGATTTGGACCTGAACTGTCCAATAGATCAAGATGACAACCTGCAGTATCCTGAAACACCCAAGCAGCTTGATTTCTCGGTGGAAATGAGCAAGCCCGTGCCTTTCAAGAGAGTGTTCCCTGAAGATGAGGAGCAAGCTGCCATCTTGCTAATGGCCCTTTCCTGTGGTCTTGTTCATGGCTGA
- the LOC116255540 gene encoding probable mitochondrial-processing peptidase subunit beta, mitochondrial gives MPTFSSVVCRLARLRRSKALSSKATISSLSAALPNHQSPSEGNVGFSRGLEDEAPFLLFPETRISELANGVRVVTQSSLAARTATVGVWIDAGSRFETPETNGTAHFLEHMIFKGTRRRTARGLEEEIENAGARLNAYTSREQTTYYANVLREDVGLAVDVLADILQNSRFHESAITRERSVILREMEEVQGQTEEVIFDYLHMAAFPNHPLGNTILGPAENIKTISKFDLYEYITTHYTGHRMVVSAAGAVTHDYMVDQVSKLFRRLSNDPTTASMLVQEYPAAFTGSEVRVMNDDMPLAHFAIALEGASWTDPNSIPVMVIQSILGSWNRSAGVGNLSGSELARKVGRGDLAESILSFNTNYADTGLFGVYATALPDRLHDLSCTIMDEFSRIAHEVSEDEVVRARNQLKSSLLLHIDGTSAVAENNGRQILTYGRVLPFMELFARIDAVDVDTVKQTAMQFIVDKDIAISCVGPIQQLPDHSWFRSQTQSMK, from the exons ATGCCCACCTTTTCTTCAGTTGTCTGTCGCCTGGCCAGGCTGAGGCGCTCCAAAGCCCTGTCCAGCAAAGCCACCATCTCTTCCCTTTCCGCGGCTCTCCCCAACCACCAGTCCCCCTCGGAGGGGAATGTTGGCTTTTCGAGAGGATTGGAAGACGAAGCTCCGTTCCTCCTCTTCCCTGAGACCCGCATCTCCGAGCTCGCGAATGGCGTCCGCGTGGTCACCCAGTCGTCTCTCGCCGCCCGCACCGCTACCGTGGGTGTGTGGATTGACGCTGGGAGCCGATTCGAGACGCCGGAGACGAATGGCACTGCTCACTTCCTGGAGCACATGATCTTCAAGGGTACCCGGCGACGGACGGCTAGAGGGCTCGAGGAGGAGATCGAGAACGCCGGCGCCAGGCTCAACGCCTATACTTCCAGGGAGCAAACAACGTACTATGCCAACGTGCTCAGGGAAGACGTAGGGCTCGCCGTCGACGTTCTTGCCGACATCTTGCAGAACTCGCGGTTTCATGAAAGCGCCATCACGAGGGAGAGGAGCGTGATTCTCAGAGAAATGGAGGAG GTGCAAGGACAGACTGAGGAGGTGATTTTTGATTATTTGCACATGGCTGCATTCCCAAATCATCCATTGGGTAACACTATTCTGGGACCTGCTGAGAATATCAAAACCATATCGAAATTTGATTTATACGAATATATAACTACGCATTACACTGGGCATAGGATG GTTGTATCTGCTGCCGGTGCTGTTACACATGACTATATGGTGGATCAAGTCAGTAAACTGTTTAGAAGGCTGTCTAATGACCCAACCACAGCATCTATGCTTGTTCAAGAATATCCTGCTGCTTTCACTGGATCAGAG GTACGAGTAATGAACGATGACATGCCTCTTGCACATTTTGCCATTGCACTAGAGGGGGCTTCATGGACTGATCCAAATTCCATACCTGTGATGGTGATACAAAGTATCTTGGGATCTTGGAACAGGAGTGCAGGTGTTGGTAACCTTTCTGG GTCAGAACTTGCTCGGAAGGTAGGCAGAGGAGACTTGGCTGAGAGTATACTGTCCTTCAACACCAACTATGCTGATACTGGGTTATTTGGTGTCTATGCTACAGCACTG CCTGACAGATTGCATGATTTATCTTGCACCATAATGGATGAGTTCTCTAGAATAGCTCATGAGGTCTCAGAGGATGAAGTAGTAAGGGCTCGGAATCAG TTGAAGTCGTCCCTTCTTCTCCATATTGATGGAACGAGTGCAGTTGCAGAAAACAATGGACGGCAG ATACTGACTTATGGAAGAGTACTCCCATTTATGGAACTTTTTGCAAGAATTGATGCTGTGGATGTAGACACTGTTAAACAGACAGCAATGCAGTTCATTGTTGACAAG GATATTGCCATTTCTTGTGTCGGGCCAATTCAGCAGCTGCCCGATCATAGTTGGTTTCGGTCGCAGACGCAGTCTATGAAGTAA
- the LOC116255396 gene encoding uncharacterized protein LOC116255396 isoform X2: protein MLLCSLGCWLWFIFYISCLHISAAFIVLIHGLCIQQQIFFIIAGSVSAPKQEEVKRLPGGKIKKKEKQEIIIEKVVRNKRKCVTIVKGLELFGVKLSDASKKLGKKFATGASVVKGPTEKDQIDVQGDISYDIVEFITETWPDVPETAIYFIEDGKKVPAA from the exons ATGCTACTTTGTTCTCTGGGATGCTGGTTATGGTTCATCTTTTACATTTCATGTCTGCATATATCTGCAGCATTTATTGTGCTGATCCATGGGCTTTGTATACAACAACAA atattttttattattgcagGTAGTGTCTCTGCACCCAAGCAAGAAGAAGTAAAGCGTCTTCCTGGTggtaaaatcaagaaaaag GAGAAGCAAGAAATCATCATTGAGAAAGTGGTTCGTAACAAACGGAAATGTGTGACGATTGTGAAAGGCCTTGAGCTCTTTG GTGTCAAACTGAGTGATGCTTCAAAGAAACTTGGGAAAAAGTTTGCTACTGGAGCCTCTGTTGTTAAG GGGCCAACTGAAAAGGACCAAATTGACGTCCAAGGAGATATATCCTATGATATTGTTGAGTTCATAACTGAGACGTGGCCAGAT GTTCCAGAAACTGCAATTTATTTTATTGAAGATGGGAAAAAGGTTCCTGCTGCTTGA